A genomic stretch from Phaeodactylum tricornutum CCAP 1055/1 chromosome 22, whole genome shotgun sequence includes:
- a CDS encoding multi antimicrobial extrusion family protein (Hypothetical protein. Appears to be a member of the Multi Antimicrobial Extrusion (MATE) family which functions as drug/sodium antiporters. These proteins mediate resistance to a wide range of cationic dyes, fluroquinolones, aminoglycosides and other structurally diverse antibodies and drugs. MATE proteins are found in bacteria, archaea and eukaryotes.), whose protein sequence is MTEPTEIDALLAKDVRGEQADESDHRQSQPKPSTGAQILDLAIPAGAALLIDPLMTLADTAFVGHFSDTADQLAGMGSAAALLTFSFYLFNFLCTATTPLVAAKRASGQQDEAIALGGQALSLALSLGGLLTVGLWTFRQPLLTLMGTGSTGPAANAYAMAFLSVRALAAPAVLSIEASVGVLRGYLDTKTPIAILIVANIVNLFLDVALIAFAGMGPMGAAIATTTAEWISAGLFLGVLAGRLPAAAGQLSGVSILPARSIPSWIDIQPLIVASSSAFFRSLVLQLSISAAAAMAARGGADMDTGAAASVAAHQIGIQLWLLCSFFCDSLAAASQGLVADALGRADRGDVLDVTKTVFAYSLGLGIFLATLLQVGESTSWLFDLFTQDPSTREALSEILPLIVLAQPLNALVFAADGILQGANEFPFQAKAMALSGLSAVSTFVVLDMAAPNVDTLVHIWTALIALQAMRGMTSLYKLVDRSGPINLLADK, encoded by the coding sequence ATGACTGAACCTACCGAAATCGATGCGCTCCTCGCCAAGGATGTTCGAGGCGAGCAGGCCGATGAAAGTGATCACCGTCAAAGCCAACCGAAACCATCGACCGGAGCACAGATTCTCGATTTAGCTATTCCTGCGGGAGCCGCTCTATTGATCGATCCCCTCATGACCCTGGCGGATACCGCCTTTGTGGGGCATTTCAGTGACACAGCCGATCAACTCGCTGGAATGGGATCGGCAGCGGCACTCTTGACCTTTTCCTTTTATCTCTTCAATTTCTTATGCACCGCCACGACACCACTCGTCGCAGCCAAACGCGCATCGGGTCAACAAGACGAAGCGATTGCCTTGGGCGGCCAAGCCTTGTCACTGGCACTTAGTTTGGGAGGCCTTTTGACGGTCGGATTGTGGACTTTCCGACAGCCCTTGCTGACCCTTATGGGGACGGGCAGCACCGGCCCTGCCGCCAACGCGTACGCTATGGCCTTTCTCTCGGTCCGGGCACTAGCAGCACCAGCCGTTCTCTCTATTGAAGCATCCGTCGGCGTATTGCGAGGCTATCTGGATACCAAGACGCCGATTGCAATTTTGATTGTGGCCAACATCGTGAATTTATTCCTAGATGTCGCGTTGATAGCGTTTGCCGGCATGGGTCCCATGGGGGCGGCCATTGCTACCACGACAGCGGAATGGATCAGTGCGGGGCTCTTTCTCGGGGTTCTGGCGGGTCGACTACCCGCAGCCGCGGGGCAACTATCGGGCGTTTCTATTCTACCCGCACGATCAATACCTTCGTGGATAGACATTCAACCTCTTATTGTGGCCTCCTCTTCAGCATTTTTCCGATCTCTCGTGCTACAACTTTCTATTTCTGCAgccgccgccatggcggCACGAGGCGGCGCCGATATGGATACGGGAGCAGCCGCTTCCGTGGCTGCCCATCAGATTGGGATTCAATTGTGGTTACTCTGCAGTTTCTTTTGCGATTCGCTCGCCGCAGCATCGCAAGGGCTGGTGGCAGACGCTCTCGGTCGAGCAGATAGAGGTGATGTTTTGGATGTAACCAAAACAGTATTTGCCTACAGTCTTGGCCTAGGGATATTTCTAGCGACTCTGCTACAAGTGGGAGAATCCACGAGTTGGTTGTTTGATCTGTTCACGCAGGATCCATCGACCCGAGAAGCCCTATCTGAAATACTGCCGTTGATCGTCCTTGCTCAACCGCTTAATGCTCTCGTTTTCGCGGCAGACGGCATTCTTCAGGGTGCGAACGAATTTCCATTTCAAGCCAAGGCAATGGCGCTATCTGGTCTCTCAGCAGTCTCAACTTTTGTCGTGTTGGATATGGCGGCACCCAACGTAGACACACTTGTTCATATTTGGACTGCCCTTATTGCGCTCCAAGCGATGAGAGGGATGACATCGTTGTACAAACTTGTCGATCGAAGTGGTCCCATCAATTTACTCGCCGACAAATAG
- the PsbM gene encoding photosystem II subunit (Photosystem II subunit M, contains plastid targeting sequence): MKSFQLLTLFALIAASLAFAPNQAPQQVAKAAFTKAAGALPVAALAAPAFALDSIVEALPTNTVALEVQFGAYLAVALGTLLPCLFLINLFIQTESRKAGRAGGQDAE; encoded by the exons ATGAAATCCTTTCAGCTTTTGACCCTTTTCGCGCTTATCGCTGCCTCCCTGGCATTTGCCCCGAACCAGGCTCCTCAGCAGG TCGCCAAGGCTGCCTTCACCAAGGCTGCGGGGGCTTTGCCGGTGGCTGCTTTGGCTGCCCCAGCGTTCGCTCTCGACTCGATCGTCGAAGCGCTTCCCACCAACACGGTTGCCCTTGAGGTCCAATTCGGTGCCTACCTTGCCGTAGCTCTAGGAACCCTCCTTCCCTGCCTTTTCCTCATCAACTTATTCATCCAAACCGAATCGCGCAAGGCTGGACGTGCCGGTGGACAGGATGCCGAGTAA
- a CDS encoding predicted protein, translating to MMTAPLQGEDVDLERYKDFPFLQSMLRFESLRNAALDEEGKYQMNAPLSSDGWGPSLFIIQARALDWIMKPWCAVVLHAVIYTTIQELFFQDLLDGEEARDYDSWELFFGIMLNSTLSFLLVFRLNRAAGRYWLARELWGNFVARGRTVTAGILVHSNHAPHHRDEALRWTSALCLCVMALLRGTKVLPEPLFLGILIKDEVQAAQRNTHPPLFVAAQIRYHLHEIFKIDADTPVGIANALSQQMDSLEIQLNTMLDCCGGMERIRSTPLPMVYVSHLRTFLMLALLLFPYVWGPAWGWGTIPVVATAAFSLLGIDAAASEVEAPFQQRRVNALNMDEYCKGLLSNIQQQIQHHADRFIAKKVR from the coding sequence ATGATGACGGCACCTTTGCAGGGTGAGGACGTCGACCTGGAACGCTACAAGGATTTCCCCTTTCTGCAATCCATGCTCCGATTCGAGTCGCTGCGCAACGCTGCGCTTGATGAGGAAGGCAAATATCAAATGAACGCGCCCCTTAGTAGTGATGGATGGGGACCTTCCTTATTCATCATCCAAGCCCGTGCACTCGATTGGATCATGAAACCTTGGTGTGCCGTCGTTCTACACGCCGTCATCTACACCACCATACAGGAACTCTTCTTTCAAGACCTGCTCGACGGAGAGGAAGCCCGCGATTACGACTCGTGGGAACTCTTTTTTGGTATCATGTTGAACTCGACACTCTCCTTCTTACTCGTCTTTCGTTTAAATCGGGCCGCCGGTCGATACTGGTTGGCTCGGGAGCTGTGGGGGAACTTTGTCGCACGGGGTCGGACCGTAACTGCCGGCATACTAGTACACAGCAATCACGCACCGCATCATCGAGACGAGGCACTCCGGTGGACATCAGCCCTTTGTCTGTGTGTAATGGCACTGCTGCGAGGAACAAAGGTCCTGCCCGAACCACTCTTTCTCGGGATCTTGATCAAGGACGAAGTGCAAGCCGCTCAACGTAATACCCATCCTCCCTTGTTTGTGGCTGCACAGATTCGTTATCATCTGCACGAAATCTTTAAGATTGATGCCGACACACCGGTGGGAATCGCCAATGCCCTTTCCCAACAAATGGATTCTTTGGAAATCCAGCTCAATACCATGTTGGATTGTTGTGGAGGAATGGAACGGATACGGAGCACGCCCTTGCCAATGGTGTACGTTTCTCATTTGCGAACCTTTTTGATGCTGGCACTGCTACTCTTTCCGTACGTATGGGGACCAGCCTGGGGGTGGGGTACCATTCCGGTCGTGGCGACGGccgccttttctttgctCGGTATAGATGCAGCTGCTTCCGAAGTGGAAGCACCGTTCCAGCAACGTCGAGTAAACGCTTTGAATATGGATGAGTACTGCAAGGGACTACTGTCCAATATTCAACAGCAAATACAGCATCATGCAGATAGATTCATAGCGAAAAAAGTAAGGTAG
- a CDS encoding predicted protein codes for MEISRSTYIYCLCACLNSCNLGYDIGIGTQAGRLIQDDLGLTRVQRELFVGSIDFWAMFGALSAQYVSDTYGRRKTFLVAATGFIFGVVITGIAQTYSVLMLGRMLVGLGVGVGLAIDPLYIAEISPAKHRGELVTWSEIALNVGIVLGFSMSIILAPIADGTEWRWMFFAGTIMPIVMIALVLKVMPESPRWLVSKGRETEAFEILQTIYPKGYDVDLVVHDMKEAYVRDRAVEHAAGWQIIWNPTPAFRRILLVGIGVAVAQQAVGIDSIQYYLLDVLEKSGINSEQKQNLLLIFLGMVKLLFIVVGGKLFDIKGRRPLLFISLIGMAIALLMISITFFIASSTSSGFIIFGLGMYLAAFSVGMGPGAWLVPAEVFPTSIRAKAMSLSAFLNRATATLMASTFLSTANAIGWGGFFLLLSIISLLVLGFLWIYLPETKGRSLEDMSTYFAEITGDNSILEAEVRISEARDPAVELSILKKSQRTTDREVI; via the exons ATGGAGATATCGAGGTCGACATACATATACTGCCTGTGCGCTTGCCTAAACTCATGTAATCTGGGATACGATATCGGTATCGGCACGCAAGCAGGTAGACTGATACAAGATGATCTAGGATTGACGCGCGTACAGCGAGAACTCTTCGTAGGAAGCATTGACTTTTGGGCGA TGTTCGGCGCGCTCTCGGCTCAGTACGTCTCCGACACGTATGGTCGTAGGAAGACCTTCCTCGTGGCAGCAACAGGGTTCATTTTCGGTGTCGTGATCACCGGAATTGCGCAGACTTACAGCGTACTTATGCTCGGTCGCATGCTGGTAGGATTGGGGGTGGGAGTTGGTCTCGCG ATAGATCCCCTATACATTGCAGAAATATCGCCTGCCAAGCATCGTGGAGAACTCGTCACCTGGTCAGAAATCGCTTTGAATGTTGGGATTGTACTAGGCTTCTCTATGAGCATCATCCTTGCCCCAATTGCCGACGGTACTGAATGGCGATGGATGTTTTTCGCCGGAACTATCATGCCAATCGTCATGATTGCGTTGGTTCTGAAAGTCATGCCCGAATCGCCACGCTGGCTAGTATCAAAAGGTCGGGAAACGGAAGCTTTCGAAATTCTGCAAACGATCTATCCAAAAG GCTACGATGTGGATCTGGTCGTACACGACATGAAAGAAGCATACGTTCGCGATAGGGCAGTCGAACACGCGGCCGGCTGGCAGATTATATGGAACCCGACGCCAGCCTTTCGAAGGATTCTCTTAGTGGGAATTGGGGTTGCTGTTGCCCAACAAGCCGTGGGTATTGATTCCATCCAGTACTATTTACTGGATGTCCTTGAAAAAAGCGGAATTAACTCGGAGCAGAAGCAAAACTTGCTGCTTATTTTTCTTGGAATGGTCAAGCTCCTgttcattgttgttggaggGAAACTGTTTGATATAAAAGGTCGTCGCCCACTCCTTTTCATATCACTGATCGGGATGGCAATAGCATTGCTGATGATCAGCATAACATTCTTCATCGCTTCAAGTACTAGTTCAGGATTCATCATTTTTGGACTTGGCATGTATTTGGCGGCCTTTAGTGTTGGAATGGGACCGGGGGCCTGGCTTGTTCCGGCGGAGGTCTTTCCAACTTCAATACGGGCAAAAGCGATGTCACTGTCTGCTTTCCTCAACCGAGCAACAGCGACACTAATGGCCTCAACTTTTCTTTCAACTGCAAACGCTATCGGGTGGGGAGGGTTCTTCCTTTTGCTATCAATCATTTCACTTTTGGTTCTCGGTTTCTTGTGGATCTACCTCCCAGAAACCAAGGGGCGCTCATTGGAGGATATGTCGACGTATTTTGCAGAGATTACGGGTGACAACTCAATTCTTGAAGCTGAAGTGAGGATTTCCGAAGCACGTGATCCTGCCGTGGAGCTATCAATTCTTAAAAAATCACAGAGAACAACCGATAGAGAAGTTATCTAA
- a CDS encoding D-glucono-1,5-lactone lactonohydrolase (Possibly gluconolactonase (a hydrolase acting on ester bonds) catalyzing the reaction: D-glucono-1,5-lactone + H2O = D-gluconate.) produces MKQEDLDLTKLLSVASLAVASAEENLDFVQAHLVVDCGCELGEGVIFDDQSHTVLWTDINGKRYHELHLNYLDPTKAQFSTYNVPKKLCSFGMVADSSPPSSDTDTRVGRKLLCAWEDGFQLYDIHNGKALSEYSTGEDVNPDKGPTRLNDGRVDPSGNRFVCGGYYGEIEGQTMKVFKVEQKNVKKLYHEAIVDTIEVTNSINWTLDGKTMYLANSPTRAICTYTYHKNGTVTDRKEFHKKPDGEKGVPDGSCVDSEGYLWNAVWRSGHGPGMVQRINPDTGLVVFTVHMPDATSQVTCCCFGGVDMDILFITSAAEHLDLAKEPHAGGLYAAKVPYKGRKESRFRLTPDG; encoded by the exons ATGAAACAAGAAGACCTGGACTTGACGAAGCTGTTGAGCGTTGCGTCGCTCGCGGTTGCTTCCGCCGAAGAAAATCTGGATTTCGTTCAGGCGCATTTGGTCGTCGATTGTGGTTGCGAGTTGGGAGAAGGCGTAATTTTCGACGACCAATCTCACACAGTCTTGTGGACCGACATTAATGGCAAACGATATCACGAATTGCATTTGAATTATCTAGATCCCACCAAAGCTCAATTTTCTACCTACAACGTGCCCAAGAAACTGTGTTCGTTCGGGATGGTGGCGGACTCGAGCCCACCGTCATCCGACACAGACACGCGGGTGGGACGGAAGTTGCTGTGTGCCTGGGAAGATGGTTTTCAGCTCTACGATATCCACAACGGCAAGGCTCTGTCCGAATACAGTACTGGCGAAGATGTGAATCCTGACAAGGGACCGACGCGCTTGAATGACGGCCGCGTGGATCCATCTGGAAATCGTTTTGTCTGTGGAGGCTACTACGGGGAAATTGAGGGGCAGACAATGAAGGTCTTCAAGGTAGAACAGAAAAATGTAAAGAAACTGTACCACGAAGCGATTGTGGACACTATCGAGGTCACCAACAGCATCAATTGGACTTTGGATGGGAAAACCATGTACTTGGCGAATTCTCCGACACGCGCCATCTGCACCTACACATACCACAAAAATGGGACCGTGACAGACCGCAAGGAGTTTCACAAAAAGCCTGATGGGGAAAAGGGCGTACCGGATGGGAGTTGCGTTGATTCGGAAGGATACCTCTGGAATGCTGTTTGGAGAAGTGGACATGGGCCTGG CATGGTGCAGCGTATCAATCCTGATACTGGTCTTGTTGTATTTACGGTGCACATGCCGGATGCGACGTCGCAAGTTACTTGTTGCTGCTTCGGAGGCGTCGACATGGATATTTTGTTCATTACGAGTGCGGCGGAGCATCTCGATCTAGCTAAAGAGCCCCACGCCGGAGGCCTTTACGCGGCGAAAGTCCCTTACAAAGGTCGCAAGGAATCGAGGTTTCGTTTGACGCCTGACGGTTAA
- a CDS encoding predicted protein → METDNERNDPPFRQFFVFRSFVEKNLQRELVNEALKCHARNSDDGALHQKVEASFSESNASEKLNLGISCGGDLSWNLPKAATVARKALGCTRHSTTNKYLSKICEESTPLTGIALLYGQNASMPAHYDSPTQPGQREEWLVMITLGLTVEFRCNTETLMLKSGDVIVMDSMAVLHGVVRIEPGSNACEQLGLPVQSRLGILFWHGREQACATGSPGRANVEGIDSLFFEVDQND, encoded by the coding sequence ATGGAGACGGACAACGAAAGGAATGACCCGCCGTTTCGTCAGTTTTTCGTCTTTCGTTCCTTCGTCGAGAAAAATCTACAGAGAGAGCTTGTGAATGAGGCGTTGAAATGTCATGCGCGGAattccgacgacggcgcGCTGCACCAAAAAGTGGAGGCTTCTTTTTCTGAATCAAATGCTTCTGAGAAGCTCAATCTCGGCATATCGTGTGGGGGCGACCTCTCATGGAATTTGCCAAAAGCAGCCACCGTCGCGCGGAAGGCGCTTGGGTGCACTAGACACAGCACAACAAACAAATATCTTAGCAAGATTTGCGAAGAGTCCACTCCTTTGACAGGAATTGCTCTTTTATATGGACAAAACGCATCGATGCCGGCGCACTATGATTCTCCAACTCAGCCAGGCCAACGGGAAGAGTGGTTGGTCATGATAACGCTTGGACTGACGGTTGAATTTAGGTGTAATACGGAGACTCTCATGCTGAAATCGGGTGATGTTATTGTAATGGATAGCATGGCCGTCCTTCATGGCGTAGTTCGCATTGAACCTGGCAGCAATGCTTGTGAACAATTAGGATTACCGGTTCAATCTCGGTTGGGCATTCTCTTCTGGCATGGCCGCGAGCAAGCTTGCGCGACGGGCTCGCCAGGTAGAGCGAACGTCGAAGGAATCGATAGTCTCTTTTTTGAAGTTGATCAAAACGACTGA
- the Lhcr11 gene encoding protein fucoxanthin chl a/c protein: MKSSAVLALAMAGSTAAFAPTSSTQASTSSTSLQAAMPDRLWNTMVDKTERSRAVPFLPRPINLDGSSPGDQGFDPFYLSSIPKNFAGFLQPPSWEETGGISTLYWMREAEIKHCRVAMLAVTGWIATDFGVRFPGAGAPYTDIPNAYNAHNILVDQGTMTVMLLAIGFVEFCTGAALVQVSKGELTDRDAGDFGFDGGLLKGKSAEAIKTMKTKEVNNGRLAMLAFGGIATQTALGEATQSFPYF; encoded by the coding sequence aTGAAGTCTTCTGCTGTTCTCGCTTTGGCCATGGCTGGCTCCACGGCGGCGTTCGCCCCCACTTCCTCCACGCAGGCTTCTACTAGTAGCACGTCCTTGCAGGCGGCCATGCCGGACCGACTGTGGAATACCATGGTGGACAAGACGGAACGCTCGCGTGCCGTTCCGTTCCTTCCACGCCCGATCAACTTGGACGGAAGCTCTCCCGGTGACCAGGGATTCGATCCGTTCTACCTTTCTTCTATTCCCAAGAACTTTGCGGGATTCCTCCAGCCTCCTTCGTGGGAAGAAACGGGAGGAATCTCCACACTCTACTGGATGCGCGAAGCCGAAATCAAGCACTGCCGCGTCGCCATGCTGGCCGTCACTGGATGGATCGCCACCGACTTTGGGGTGCGTTTCCCGGGTGCTGGAGCTCCATACACGGACATCCCCAACGCCTACAATGCGCACAACATTTTGGTCGACCAAGGAACCATGACCGTCATGCTCTTGGCGATTGGCTTTGTGGAGTTCTGCACCGGAGCCGCTTTGGTGCAGGTTTCCAAAGGAGAACTCACCGACCGTGATGCTGGCGACTTTGGATTCGACGGAGGCCTGTTGAAGGGCAAGAGCGCCGAAGCGATCAAGACCATGAAGACCAAGGAAGTCAACAACGGACGCCTCGCCATGCTGGCATTTGGAGGTATCGCGACCCAGACCGCCCTGGGCGAAGCTACGCAGAGCTTCCCCTACTTTTAA
- a CDS encoding predicted protein, with protein sequence MEGKRRRSESSSRQRKSYEHERDVYNEAIDPTASASRNSSVKSSWFRSIEYFRQDKAIAAGVPTDDSLVKSEIISISKQLSQVKRRLSPAAERCTEAMNSFYNDCATTGRQEFAAARRACNPYEVLGEGRNGGLNSMFINRSAIKLANIDAVLRFDLSRPGKNGQFSFVDLCAAPGGFSEYLGKRCHANAVPECRGYGMSLLSTNEYGEATKWKMDDSTSTENGTYAQYRVCEGSDGTGDILKWENIEALHNMVRDDISAVARVESSVEWGKVDLVVADGGFDAQRDSDHQEAISQKLVVCEIAAGLLLLKKGGKLMVKMFGFQTEIIRSVMEDLAFTFEEIIALKPISSRPASAERYVVFRGFKGNPADWEGQRWIDRMFLGKNSTQCARNRLQQPNCTNRLGVYLDAFDRDLLSLNLKTCFSILSFLENKCRAIHSQQRAGPDSDSQEATLVDVEAFKAAWNLQ encoded by the coding sequence ATGGAGGGTAAGCGAAGACGATCAGAATCATCGTCTCGCCAACGAAAAAGCTACGAACACGAGCGCGATGTGTATAATGAAGCCATCGACCCGACCGCTTCGGCTTCCCGAAACTCATCGGTAAAATCCAGCTGGTTCCGATCAATCGAGTACTTTCGCCAAGATAAAGCCATCGCAGCAGGAGTGCCAACGGATGATTCTTTGGTGAAATCCGAGATAATTTCCATCTCGAAGCAATTGTCCCAAGTCAAACGGAGATTGAGCCCCGCCGCCGAACGATGTACGGAAGCAATGAATTCTTTTTACAACGATTGTGCCACCACTGGACGACAAGAGTTCGCCGCAGCTAGGCGGGCCTGCAACCCGTACGAAGTTCTCGgcgaaggaagaaatggcggTTTAAACTCGATGTTTATCAATCGCTCCGCCATCAAGCTCGCCAATATCGACGCCGTGTTGCGTTTTGACTTATCAAGGCCGGGTAAGAATGGACAATTTTCATTTGTGGACCTTTGCGCAGCCCCTGGCGGCTTTAGTGAATATCTCGGCAAACGCTGTCACGCCAACGCTGTGCCGGAATGCCGAGGGTACGGAATGTCACTGCTTTCGACCAACGAATACGGCGAGGCTACCAAATGGAAAATGGATGATTCAACATCAACGGAGAATGGCACCTATGCACAGTACCGCGTGTGCGAAGGATCCGATGGTACTGGCGACATTCTGAAGTGGGAGAATATCGAAGCATTACACAACATGGTACGCGACGATATATCGGCAGTAGCTCGTGTAGAATCCTCTGTAGAATGGGGGAAGGTCGACCTTGTTGTCGCGGACGGAGGATTTGATGCACAGCGTGATTCCGATCACCAAGAAGCTATCTCTCAAAAGCTAGTTGTGTGTGAAATTGCCGCTGGTTTACTGCTGTTGAAGAAAGGCGGAAAGTTGATGGTCAAAATGTTTGGTTTTCAAACCGAAATCATACGCAGCGTGATGGAGGATCTCGCTTTCACTTTTGAAGAGATTATAGCCCTCAAACCCATTAGTTCTCGCCCAGCTTCAGCAGAGCGGTACGTTGTCTTCAGAGGGTTTAAAGGGAACCCGGCTGATTGGGAAGGGCAGCGATGGATCGACAGAATGTTTCTTGGGAAAAACTCCACGCAATGCGCACGGAATCGTTTACAACAACCAAATTGTACAAATCGTTTGGGAGTCTATCTCGATGCTTTCGATCGTGACCTACTCTCTTTGAATCTCAAGACGTGTTTTTCgattctttcctttctggAGAACAAATGCCGAGCCATCCATAGCCAACAACGAGCTGGACCCGACAGCGACTCGCAAGAAGCTACATTGGTGGACGTCGAAGCATTCAAGGCTGCCTGGAACCTTCAGTAG
- a CDS encoding predicted protein: protein MSSNENAELPLRRKIWFAIFGCLQNSMVGGMLYGWACIDRSILSASTANGGAGLTLSQTTLMFSWASCAAMVSTLALGIVLDRYGPRLCSVLAHAIIALGCQVFAMSNRFETFALAVCLISLGGPGIQVSIVHLANLFPDNQYLVLSCLNGTISISFAVFAMFDWLWEKYPNVGFRSLFGYYALVVLVSLVASAIYWPDEPFEAPEKEYDPLEFLEPTPEEDYFEATTAHRHLLEQPLDSYLRADINPQLVRHNSYRASKKALDRGDEALISLKDQPFWRQFCSGTYFRTVLFFVTVCFLANFYVASFSTEMADSRNFSYESQRDLARIFTLIMAAGVLASLVVGVLMDRIGLDACTALTLLLGQGQILILVFVPDHRRWMIFGFVVYVFFRQFLFPVYIANLTAHLGFKYFGLLNGLGFAASGIAQVFMASLVQVVQGDCNMVSTDPGEDTQTVDCEIGRWMDLHVVEFVLMGLLLLAPWIESREKLRRQERIQELLRIASQTSMSYGSVSPSPSNLDDHARVGMEL from the exons ATGTCGAGCAATGAGAATGCCGAGCTTCCGCTGCGGCGTAAGATCTGGTTTGCCATTTTTGGCTGCTTGCAGAATTCCATGGTCGGAGGAATGCTGTACGGATGGGCTTGCATTGA TCGTTCCATTCTCTCAGCTTCCACGGCCAATGGCGGAGCGGGCCTCACTTTATCGCAAACCACTCTCATGTTTTCCTGGGCCTCTTGTGCCGCAATGGTATCAACGCTGGCTCTCGGTATTGTACTAGATCGGTATGGTCCAAGACTTTGTTCGGTGCTTGCGCATGCGATTATTGCTCTCGGCTGTCAGGTATTTGCCATGTCGAACCGATTCGAGACTTTTGCATTGGCGGTATGTCTCATCTCGTTGGGAGGACCGGGAATTCAAGTATCTATTGTTCATCTCGCCAATCTGTTTCCGGACAATCAGTATTTAGTACTGAGCTGCCTTAATGGAACGATATCCATCAGctttgccgtctttgccATGTTTGACTGGCTGTGGGAAAAATATCCGAACGTTGGCTTTCGTTCCTTGTTCGGCTACTACGCTTTGGTTGTACTGGTATCACTGGTGGCCTCAGCCATTTACTGGCCCGACGAACCCTTCGAGGCACCGGAAAAAGAGTATGATCCGCTGGAATTTTTGGAACCCACGCCGGAAGAAGATTATTTCGAGGCTACAACGGCTCACCGCCACTTGCTCGAACAACCTCTCGACTCGTATCTCCGCGCCGACATCAACCCGCAACTCGTACGGCACAATTCGTACCGGGCGTCCAAAAAGGCATTGGACAGGGGTGACGAAGCTCTCATTAGTTTAAAGGATCAGCCCTTTTGGAGGCAGTTTTGCAGTGGTACCTACTTTCGGACCGTACTCTTCTTTGTTACGGTCTGCTTTTTAGCGAATTTTTACGTGGCCTCCTTTTCGACCGAG ATGGCCGACTCGCGCAACTTTTCGTACGAATCACAACGCGATCTGGCACGAATATTTACCCTCATCATGGCGGCAGGTGTGCTGGCATCGctcgtcgttggcgttcTCATGGATCGCATTGGTTTGGATGCGTGTACTGCTCTGACACTACTCCTCGGCCAAGGTCAAATTTTGATTCTTGTTTTCGTCCCGGACCATCGACGTTGGATGATCTTTGGGTTCGTTGTTTACGTCTTTTTTCGACAATTCTTGTTTCCCGTCTACATTGCGAATTTGACGGCACATTTGGGTTTCAAATATTTTGGACTCCTCAACGGACTAGGCTTTGCCGCCTCGGGCATTGCTCAGGTGTTTATGGCATCACTGGTCCAAGTCGTGCAAGGAGACTGCAACATGGTCTCGACCGATCCCGGTGAAGATACCCAAACGGTCGATTGTGAAATTGGTCGATGGATGGACCTCCACGTTGTTGAGTTTGTTTTGATGGGTTTGCTGCTACTAGCACCGTGGATCGAAAGTCGGGAGAAACTCCGGCGTCAAGAGCGTATTCAAGAATTACTGCGGATTGCCAGCCAAACGTCCATGAGCTACGGGTCCGTATCGCCCTCCCCATCCAATTTGGACGACCACGCCAGGGTTGGCATGGAGTTGTAA